The region GCCCAACGGGCAGTTGCTCGACGGCCGCGTCATCTTCAAGGCCCCGGAAGGCGACTTCGCCACCCAGCGTGACGTCAGCCGCCAGAAGCGCGACATCAAGACCATCGTCCTCAAGCTCAAGATCGACAACGCGGAGAAGAAGTACCTCCCAGGCATGACCGCGGAGGTGCTGGTGCCGGCCTCCAAGCTGGTGGCGGAGAAGCGATGACCAGCGACGTCCAAGCCGTGAACCAGGCAGCCGGCGGCGACGGCCCCGTCACCATCTCGGTGGAGCACATCACCAAGCGCTTCGGCGACTTCACCGCCGTGGACGACATCTCCTTCTCCGTGCACGAAGGGGAGACCTTCGGCCTGCTCGGCCCCAACGGCGCCGGCAAGTCCACCCTCATCCGCATGATGACCACGCTCATCGAGATCACCTCGGGCCGCGCCGTCATCGCCGGCCACGACGTGAGCAAGGAAGCCGACCAGGCCCGCCGCCTCTTCGGTGTCATCCCCCAGGCCATGACCAGCGACCTCGACCTCACCGTGGACGAGAACCTGAACATCTACGCCAAGCTCTACGGCGTGCCCGCGGAAGAGCGCCGGAAGAGCATCGACCACCTGCTGGAGGTGGTGGACCTCAGCAAGTGGCGCAATGCCCCCACGAAAACCCTCTCCGGGGGCATGCGCCGCCGCCTGGAGATCGCGCGCGGCCTGGTGCACAGTCCCCGCATCTTCTTCCTCGACGAGCCCACCACCGGCCTGGACCCGGTCTCGCGGGTGGCGGTGTGGGAGATGCTGGGCGAGATCCAGAAGCAGCGCAAGCTCACCGTGCTCATCACCACCCACTACATGGACGAGGCCGACCGGTTGTGCGACCGCATCGCCATCGTGGACCATGGCAAGCTGGTCGCCCTCGATTCGCCGGAGGCCCTGAAGAAGAGCATCCCCGGGGCCAGCGTCATCGAAACGCACTTCGGCGCCGCGCCCCAGGACTGGGACGCCCGCCTGCAGCAGCTCCCCGGGGTGCAGAACGTGCAGCCCCAGGGCGGCGATCACTATCACATCCTCTCCAACGACGCCGGCCGCACCACCACGGAACTGGTGCAGTTGGCGCTGCAGACCGGGGTGGAAGTGAAGTCGCTCTCCGTGCACGGCACCACTCTGGACGACGTCTTTGTGCACTTCACCGGGCGGCAACTGCGCGACGAGCAGGTCAAGGCCTACGCCTTCGTCATGCCGCAGCGGCCGGGGTTGCGCCCATGAACCGCGTGTGGGCCATCGTGGAGCGCGAGATGCGCCGCTTCCTGCGCTCCCCGGCGCTGATGATGGTGTCGCTGGTCTT is a window of Terriglobales bacterium DNA encoding:
- a CDS encoding ATP-binding cassette domain-containing protein; this encodes MTSDVQAVNQAAGGDGPVTISVEHITKRFGDFTAVDDISFSVHEGETFGLLGPNGAGKSTLIRMMTTLIEITSGRAVIAGHDVSKEADQARRLFGVIPQAMTSDLDLTVDENLNIYAKLYGVPAEERRKSIDHLLEVVDLSKWRNAPTKTLSGGMRRRLEIARGLVHSPRIFFLDEPTTGLDPVSRVAVWEMLGEIQKQRKLTVLITTHYMDEADRLCDRIAIVDHGKLVALDSPEALKKSIPGASVIETHFGAAPQDWDARLQQLPGVQNVQPQGGDHYHILSNDAGRTTTELVQLALQTGVEVKSLSVHGTTLDDVFVHFTGRQLRDEQVKAYAFVMPQRPGLRP